A window of the Dyadobacter pollutisoli genome harbors these coding sequences:
- a CDS encoding GxxExxY protein, giving the protein MEIIYKEESYEIIGKCMEVHNELGHGFLEIVYKDALEILFNQGNIYFEREKEYPVYFRDILLRHKFWADFVVYEKIILEVKCVTYLTDEHIAQTINYLKVSGNKLGLLVNFGRGKLEYKRLVL; this is encoded by the coding sequence ATGGAAATAATATACAAAGAGGAATCCTACGAGATCATCGGTAAATGCATGGAGGTGCATAATGAATTGGGTCACGGCTTCCTTGAAATCGTTTATAAGGATGCGTTGGAAATTTTATTCAACCAGGGTAATATTTACTTCGAAAGAGAGAAAGAATATCCGGTTTATTTTCGCGACATTTTGCTCAGACATAAATTTTGGGCGGATTTCGTTGTTTACGAGAAGATCATTCTGGAAGTCAAGTGCGTAACATACCTTACCGACGAGCACATTGCTCAAACCATCAACTATTTAAAAGTTTCTGGCAACAAGCTTGGGCTGCTAGTTAATTTTGGACGAGGTAAGTTAGAATATAAGCGATTGGTACTTTAA
- the dnaN gene encoding DNA polymerase III subunit beta, whose translation MKFVVSSSVLLKQLSAINGVVSTNPIVPILENFLLALEGNSLTVTASDLQTVMITEIEVESSEKGAIAIPAKLLLDTLRGLPEQPITLQVNSETFGTEIISDNGRYKLSGENPIDFPKTPAVNRGQSVDFSSSSLGSAIANTLFATSTDDLRPAMTGVFVQMGTENATFVATDGHRLVRYRRTDIKSDMDTSMIIQRKALNLLKSCLPSDDVPVKAEFTSSNAFFSFGNIRMICRLIDERFPDYENAIPTNNQNTLTINRMEILSSLRRISIYSNRTTHQVRLKMSLNDLVISAEDLDYSNEANERLMCEYNGDDMEIGFNAKFLIEVLGNLSSKTITFELSAPNRAGLIIPVDQEENEDILMLVMPVMLNTYV comes from the coding sequence ATGAAGTTTGTCGTTTCGTCATCAGTTCTACTCAAACAGCTGTCTGCTATAAACGGTGTCGTTTCAACGAACCCAATTGTGCCAATTCTTGAGAATTTCCTGTTAGCACTCGAAGGAAATTCTTTGACTGTTACTGCGTCCGACCTGCAAACGGTAATGATCACGGAAATTGAAGTGGAATCGTCAGAAAAAGGCGCCATTGCAATTCCTGCCAAATTGTTACTCGATACACTTCGGGGACTTCCTGAGCAACCTATTACTTTACAGGTTAACAGCGAAACTTTCGGTACCGAGATTATTTCGGACAATGGACGTTATAAGCTTTCCGGTGAAAACCCGATCGATTTTCCTAAAACACCGGCTGTGAATCGTGGCCAGTCAGTTGATTTTTCATCCTCTTCGTTAGGATCGGCCATCGCCAATACGCTTTTCGCTACCAGTACCGACGATCTTCGCCCAGCCATGACGGGGGTTTTCGTTCAAATGGGAACCGAGAATGCAACATTTGTAGCAACTGACGGACACCGTCTGGTTCGCTACCGTCGTACGGACATTAAATCTGACATGGATACATCGATGATCATTCAGCGTAAAGCGTTGAATCTCCTGAAATCATGTCTTCCTTCGGACGATGTTCCGGTTAAGGCAGAGTTCACGTCTTCCAATGCATTTTTCAGTTTTGGAAATATCCGCATGATCTGCCGCCTGATCGACGAACGCTTCCCGGATTACGAGAATGCGATTCCGACCAATAACCAAAATACGCTGACGATTAACAGAATGGAAATTCTGAGTTCGCTGAGACGTATCTCTATTTACTCCAACCGCACTACCCACCAGGTAAGGTTGAAAATGTCGTTGAATGATCTCGTGATTTCCGCGGAAGATCTTGATTATTCCAACGAAGCCAATGAGCGCCTGATGTGCGAATACAATGGTGATGATATGGAAATTGGGTTCAATGCGAAATTCCTCATCGAGGTACTGGGTAACCTGTCAAGCAAGACCATCACTTTCGAACTTTCTGCACCAAACCGCGCCGGATTGATCATTCCTGTTGATCAGGAAGAGAACGAAGATATCCTGATGCTGGTGATGCCAGTGATGCTAAACACGTACGTTTAG
- a CDS encoding M56 family metallopeptidase, which translates to MQIISNLLSDSVVSAFGWTLIHSLWQGTLLMILSVATFYFLRRYTANLRYAVGVTLLSLQVIASVATFFYYQIKSSPVAHYGKQLTSYTATKVPVVFNPTNYPLPVTFKIQMWLSAHLYELVVCWLIGAAFLLLRFAAGWIFTERLRFNARVVMDKEWRARFGVIIAKMNISKSIEFRETAKILTPMVIGAFSPVVLIPIGLLSGFSTAQVEAILAHELAHIRRNDYLINMFQSFVEVLFFFHPAIWWLSDRIRAEREHCCDDIALAVCGDKMSLAHALVKVAEWQTAPRMAMAFASKRPLLLQRVQRVLGLTPKPSRTFGSLPIMLFAMTLVIGLSVYAVAQKTEKAKEKEKKSTKHISQKRKAVLAEVNVENEVSEVPEIGHLAEIDVENNINMDFEGISEMHIDFDNDSLNKKMNEIHKRMQALQTEMEPLNQRMEEINLEMEKQRFEVERYQREMEKIEWKKEGARELRQDLMEKRSTLLEQSKSSQSKTNESELDKQLADFEQQIKVQEEIISQLNAQIASSRKEAFKAEEPIRKMDSEIRDIQEKIEEINGKIGVETLSFEKSIERSPRVRVARTPYATRSIRAVRTPHAPPAPEAVRVRPAKPAKVPTTPLPPPPPPKKL; encoded by the coding sequence ATGCAAATCATCTCCAACCTACTTTCCGATTCCGTTGTGTCTGCATTCGGATGGACACTGATCCATTCTCTATGGCAAGGTACCTTGCTCATGATTTTGTCAGTTGCGACATTTTATTTTCTGCGTCGCTACACTGCTAATCTTCGGTACGCAGTCGGTGTTACATTGCTTTCGCTGCAGGTGATTGCGTCTGTCGCCACGTTCTTCTATTATCAGATAAAATCATCGCCCGTTGCCCATTATGGAAAACAGCTTACGTCCTACACAGCGACAAAAGTTCCGGTGGTTTTTAATCCAACCAATTATCCGCTCCCGGTCACATTTAAGATTCAAATGTGGCTTTCCGCTCACTTATACGAGTTAGTTGTTTGCTGGCTCATCGGTGCGGCATTTCTGTTACTCAGGTTTGCGGCTGGCTGGATATTTACTGAAAGATTACGTTTCAATGCGCGTGTGGTAATGGACAAAGAATGGCGGGCAAGATTTGGCGTAATCATTGCCAAAATGAATATCTCGAAATCCATTGAGTTTCGTGAGACGGCCAAAATACTAACCCCTATGGTCATTGGTGCATTCAGTCCGGTTGTGTTGATCCCCATTGGGTTGCTCTCTGGATTTTCAACTGCACAGGTAGAGGCAATACTGGCCCACGAGCTCGCCCACATTCGCAGAAATGACTACCTCATTAATATGTTCCAATCATTTGTGGAAGTGCTGTTCTTCTTTCATCCCGCTATATGGTGGCTTTCTGACCGCATCCGTGCCGAGCGCGAACATTGCTGCGACGATATCGCCTTGGCGGTTTGTGGAGACAAAATGTCCCTGGCGCATGCATTGGTAAAAGTAGCTGAATGGCAAACTGCTCCTCGCATGGCGATGGCATTTGCATCGAAGCGACCATTGTTGCTTCAAAGAGTTCAAAGAGTATTAGGACTTACACCAAAACCTTCCAGAACGTTTGGTAGCCTGCCTATTATGCTGTTTGCGATGACGCTCGTGATTGGTTTGTCGGTATATGCTGTTGCCCAGAAAACCGAAAAAGCAAAAGAGAAAGAGAAAAAATCCACTAAGCATATCAGCCAGAAGCGCAAAGCCGTGCTTGCGGAAGTCAATGTTGAAAATGAAGTTTCGGAAGTGCCAGAGATTGGGCACCTTGCAGAAATAGATGTGGAAAATAATATCAACATGGATTTTGAAGGTATTTCTGAAATGCATATTGATTTTGACAATGATTCATTGAATAAGAAAATGAATGAGATCCATAAGAGAATGCAAGCCCTGCAAACTGAAATGGAACCGTTGAATCAGCGTATGGAGGAAATTAACCTTGAAATGGAAAAGCAGCGGTTTGAAGTTGAACGCTACCAGCGGGAAATGGAAAAGATCGAATGGAAAAAAGAAGGTGCAAGGGAATTGAGACAAGACCTGATGGAAAAACGGTCGACGTTACTTGAACAATCTAAATCCAGCCAATCAAAAACCAACGAATCAGAACTGGACAAGCAGTTGGCTGACTTCGAGCAGCAGATCAAAGTGCAGGAAGAAATCATTTCACAATTAAATGCTCAAATTGCTTCTTCCCGCAAAGAGGCTTTCAAAGCAGAAGAGCCAATTCGGAAAATGGATTCGGAAATTCGCGACATTCAGGAAAAGATCGAAGAAATAAACGGAAAGATCGGCGTGGAGACACTCAGCTTTGAAAAAAGCATTGAGAGATCCCCGAGAGTGAGGGTCGCCCGTACCCCTTACGCAACCAGATCTATTCGCGCAGTTCGGACTCCCCATGCACCACCTGCCCCGGAAGCCGTTCGCGTCCGTCCAGCTAAGCCGGCCAAAGTACCGACAACTCCTCTACCGCCACCTCCACCACCTAAAAAACTATAA
- a CDS encoding phytanoyl-CoA dioxygenase family protein: protein MSIIQRIKRKTEVLKDKYFPLKEFDAATLPWIDKPNPDIAGFLKKNPPRYDVPYDMADKLRSWEQNGYVVLEKIIPEAMIDKFWGDFQELVNNPDKYDLSVRIDLDEFKPNQERNIKDFPKKALQGKYVKINDFHNSSVAGKKLMTHPYIVSFLEAIFNQKVVVMQSLVFMYGSQQPSHQDYPWVTAKIPSHLAAAWIALEDIKIDSGPLYYYIGSHKMPKFNFGSGILFKPDSTKSPLEFADYLDKKGPEMNYPKETLLIKKGDVLIWHSALAHGGSMITNPDQTRKSFVCHYSTEQALPFHRNFPAQVPVKQDYNGIAIYNNPIFPQSEDVLK from the coding sequence ATGAGTATTATACAGCGCATCAAACGCAAAACAGAAGTACTGAAAGACAAGTACTTCCCGCTCAAAGAATTCGATGCAGCGACACTGCCATGGATAGACAAGCCTAATCCGGACATTGCCGGATTTCTAAAAAAGAATCCTCCCAGGTATGATGTACCTTACGACATGGCCGATAAGCTGAGAAGCTGGGAGCAAAATGGTTATGTTGTCCTTGAAAAAATCATCCCTGAGGCTATGATCGATAAATTCTGGGGCGATTTTCAGGAGCTGGTCAACAATCCCGACAAATACGACCTGTCAGTAAGAATAGATCTGGATGAATTTAAGCCCAACCAGGAAAGGAACATCAAAGATTTTCCCAAAAAAGCGTTGCAAGGCAAGTATGTGAAGATCAACGACTTTCACAATTCTTCGGTGGCTGGCAAAAAACTGATGACGCATCCATACATTGTTTCTTTTCTGGAAGCTATTTTCAATCAGAAAGTGGTGGTGATGCAAAGCCTGGTGTTCATGTACGGAAGCCAGCAACCATCTCACCAGGATTATCCCTGGGTTACCGCCAAGATTCCAAGTCACCTTGCAGCGGCATGGATTGCTTTGGAAGACATTAAAATTGATTCTGGCCCACTGTACTACTACATTGGCTCACACAAAATGCCCAAGTTTAACTTTGGAAGCGGTATTTTATTCAAACCCGATTCTACCAAAAGTCCGCTCGAATTTGCAGACTATCTTGATAAAAAAGGACCTGAAATGAATTACCCAAAGGAAACTTTGCTGATCAAAAAGGGCGACGTATTGATCTGGCATTCTGCTTTGGCACACGGTGGCTCAATGATCACCAACCCTGACCAGACCAGAAAATCGTTTGTCTGCCATTATTCTACAGAACAAGCACTTCCATTTCACCGTAATTTTCCGGCACAAGTCCCTGTCAAACAAGACTATAATGGGATAGCTATCTACAATAACCCTATTTTCCCGCAGTCAGAGGATGTATTGAAGTAA
- a CDS encoding 3-keto-disaccharide hydrolase, protein MTTPNFKLLLLLLLISFVSNAQKKADKEEWQSLFNGKDLTGWDIKIAGHKVNDNYKNTFIVEDNMIRVNYKEYERFTTEYGHMYYNKPFSHYKIRLQYRFTGNQVPGGASWNVRNSGIMLHSQSAASLGLDQDFPISLEMQYLGGLNAGERTTGNLCTPGTIVDIDGKLAEAHCINSTSKTYNGDQWVTAEAIVLGDSIVYHMIEGDTVLVFTNPKIGGGYVGKNHTFKDGKVGGEAEWIKKDNTPLGSGYIALQAESHPIDFRNIELLNLKGCMNPKASNYKSYYQVADNTTCTFNK, encoded by the coding sequence ATGACGACTCCAAATTTCAAGCTCCTGCTCCTTCTACTCCTAATCTCATTCGTTTCCAATGCCCAAAAAAAAGCCGATAAAGAAGAATGGCAATCGCTATTCAATGGAAAGGACCTGACAGGCTGGGACATTAAAATTGCGGGCCATAAGGTGAATGACAATTATAAAAACACATTCATTGTGGAAGACAACATGATCCGTGTGAATTATAAGGAGTACGAACGCTTCACAACAGAATATGGCCATATGTATTACAATAAGCCATTTTCGCATTATAAAATCCGTTTACAATACCGCTTTACCGGCAATCAGGTACCAGGCGGCGCGTCCTGGAATGTGAGAAATAGCGGCATCATGCTTCACTCCCAATCTGCTGCCAGTCTCGGGCTAGATCAGGATTTCCCTATTTCCCTTGAAATGCAATATCTCGGCGGATTGAATGCTGGCGAACGCACAACAGGCAACCTCTGCACGCCCGGTACCATTGTGGATATCGACGGTAAGCTGGCTGAGGCACATTGCATTAATTCCACATCTAAAACATATAATGGCGACCAATGGGTAACCGCGGAAGCCATCGTTCTGGGCGACTCCATTGTTTACCATATGATTGAAGGCGACACGGTCCTGGTGTTTACCAATCCGAAAATAGGCGGTGGATATGTTGGGAAAAACCACACTTTCAAGGATGGCAAGGTTGGTGGTGAAGCCGAGTGGATCAAGAAAGACAATACGCCGCTAGGAAGTGGCTATATAGCACTGCAAGCTGAAAGTCATCCCATCGACTTTAGAAATATTGAGCTTTTGAACCTAAAAGGATGCATGAATCCGAAGGCGTCCAACTATAAATCTTACTACCAGGTCGCCGATAACACTACCTGTACGTTTAATAAGTAA
- the gldG gene encoding gliding motility-associated ABC transporter substrate-binding protein GldG produces the protein MKNTFIRFILLIVVLAGVNWLASLLFVRLDLTEDKRYSISDATKQLLSELDKDIVINVYLSGEFPAGFERLENATRETLEEFKTYANGHLTVNYSDPSQATSEEQRQKQFVNLVDRGLTPTNIFDNEDGKRTEKIIFPGAIVQADTLSVPVQLLKGNKTSSPEEQLNQSYEGVEFEIASAIRLLNNQQRKKVGLVVSHTKISPARLSDLIATIQQNYDVFLDMNNPASYEGLDALLVLKPDSAFSDDDKFKLDQYVIGGGKAIFLVDGAKVDSVSLDGSYAQPLDLNLNDLFFKWGVRVNTNLVKDLVDCAEILLNVGNVGDNPEIRPVPWRFFPLLNNFGRHVITRNVNPVYTRFLSTIDTVGGAQAVYKTPLLMTSPYTQVLNTPALVGYNEARKEPQRAEYNGGVKLSGILLEGSFTSLFQNRILPSDPRSAKFKPNGSGGKVIICADGDIVVNDYDYKRNAPLPLGYDRVTKQTFGNKDFVMHALDYMTDANGLINARSKQIVIRSLDKIQIQEKRKFWQSLNLLLPIALIGIFGALRFYFRTRKFA, from the coding sequence ATGAAAAATACCTTTATTCGGTTTATACTGCTTATAGTCGTTTTGGCCGGGGTCAACTGGTTGGCGTCGCTCCTCTTCGTAAGGCTAGACCTCACGGAGGACAAACGTTACAGCATTTCCGACGCGACCAAACAGCTTCTCAGCGAACTGGATAAGGATATTGTCATTAATGTATATCTGAGCGGTGAATTTCCGGCCGGTTTTGAACGCCTTGAAAATGCGACACGCGAAACCCTGGAAGAATTTAAAACCTACGCAAACGGCCATTTAACCGTTAACTATTCTGATCCTTCGCAAGCCACGAGCGAAGAGCAAAGACAAAAGCAGTTCGTTAATCTCGTCGACAGAGGTTTGACACCCACCAACATTTTTGACAATGAAGACGGAAAGCGTACAGAAAAAATAATATTCCCAGGTGCGATCGTTCAGGCGGATACCTTGTCGGTACCTGTTCAGCTATTAAAAGGAAACAAGACCAGTTCCCCCGAAGAGCAGCTCAATCAATCCTATGAAGGTGTTGAATTCGAAATTGCTTCCGCTATCCGGCTACTGAACAATCAGCAGCGGAAAAAAGTCGGGCTGGTAGTGAGCCATACCAAGATTTCACCGGCCAGGCTAAGTGATCTCATTGCCACCATTCAGCAGAATTACGACGTTTTTCTGGATATGAACAATCCCGCGTCTTATGAAGGATTGGACGCATTGCTGGTGCTCAAACCTGACAGCGCCTTTTCCGACGATGACAAATTCAAACTCGATCAATATGTCATAGGCGGCGGAAAAGCAATTTTCCTCGTTGACGGCGCGAAAGTGGATAGCGTAAGCCTGGACGGAAGTTATGCGCAGCCATTGGATCTAAATCTGAACGATTTGTTTTTCAAATGGGGTGTCCGGGTTAATACCAATTTGGTAAAGGATCTTGTTGACTGCGCCGAGATTTTGCTGAATGTTGGCAACGTAGGCGACAACCCGGAAATCAGGCCGGTACCCTGGCGCTTTTTTCCATTACTCAATAATTTTGGCCGCCACGTCATTACACGGAACGTGAATCCCGTTTATACCCGGTTTCTGAGCACTATCGATACCGTAGGCGGCGCTCAGGCCGTTTACAAAACGCCATTGCTAATGACGTCGCCTTACACGCAGGTTTTGAATACACCGGCTTTGGTGGGTTACAATGAAGCCCGCAAAGAACCACAACGGGCAGAATACAATGGCGGTGTCAAATTAAGTGGAATATTATTGGAGGGTTCGTTTACCTCTTTATTTCAAAACAGGATTTTACCAAGTGACCCACGTTCCGCCAAATTTAAACCAAACGGAAGCGGTGGAAAAGTGATCATTTGCGCCGACGGCGACATTGTCGTCAACGATTATGATTATAAAAGGAATGCCCCACTTCCATTAGGTTATGACAGGGTTACAAAACAAACATTCGGAAACAAAGACTTTGTGATGCATGCGCTTGATTACATGACGGATGCGAACGGTTTGATCAACGCAAGAAGCAAACAGATCGTAATCCGTTCATTGGACAAAATCCAGATTCAGGAAAAAAGAAAGTTCTGGCAATCACTCAATTTATTGCTCCCAATCGCATTGATCGGAATTTTCGGAGCATTAAGATTCTATTTTAGGACCCGAAAATTCGCTTAG
- the rnr gene encoding ribonuclease R: MKDKKFKNKVERENREAKSPHHIVSYIDNLKADIAAFFDLNSEHTFRPFDVHDHFGVQDKKVRHLINEIVHELEEAGRLVYHQNGTYQAGPNKPVNKGLTGRVDRVNKSFAFVIIEGREDDIYVESELLNGAWDGDIVSIQPLTKNSRGSRNGRGDSGKNRVEGRVTDIVERSNADIVGIIEVNPRYAVVQPDNKKLFDPIFLEPEEIKDAQHGDKVIVKVTQWPTRRSQAEGEIVEVLGKAGNNDVEMHAILAEFGLPYHFPENVEAEAQKIPDKILKKEIAKRKDIRDVLTFTIDPVDAKDFDDALSVRYLDEGNVEIGVHIADVSHYVLPGTELEKEAYRRATSVYLVDRTVPMLPEKLSNNLCSLRPNEDKLAFSAIFEMDPKGKVLKQWFGRTIIHSDRRFSYEEAQAVLDSGEGDHPGELQTLNKLAKILRKDRFKNGAINFETPEVRFRLDKDGTPLGIYQKERHDSNKLIEEFMLLANKRVAEYVYALSKGEVKNTMVYRIHEAPDPDRLKTFATFVAKLGHKLEVDEENKIAKSMNSMLAEVEGKPEQNLIESLAVRTMAKARYSVEDLGHFGLAFKRYSHFTSPIRRYPDVMAHRLLQHYLDGGANVDKEVYEAASKHSSERERLAAEAERASIKYKQVEFMSMMDRDKEFDGIITGVTEFGIFVEITETASEGLIRMTDLGDDYYELEKENYRIVGQRTKKIYTFGDTVKVKVKDTNLARRSMDLYLAGTVPSPSRDNNSKDSGRRSRDTKPRESRSSGRSRKPAGAASSSPKPKRRRR; the protein is encoded by the coding sequence ATGAAAGATAAAAAATTTAAGAATAAAGTTGAAAGAGAAAACAGGGAGGCCAAGTCTCCTCATCATATTGTTTCTTATATCGATAACCTGAAAGCAGACATTGCTGCTTTCTTCGACCTGAACAGCGAACACACATTTCGCCCGTTCGATGTCCATGACCATTTTGGGGTACAGGACAAAAAAGTCCGTCATTTAATCAACGAAATCGTTCACGAACTGGAAGAGGCCGGAAGGCTTGTGTACCACCAGAACGGAACATACCAGGCCGGGCCGAACAAGCCGGTAAACAAGGGATTGACCGGCCGCGTCGACCGCGTTAACAAATCCTTTGCCTTCGTCATTATTGAAGGCCGGGAGGATGATATATATGTAGAGTCTGAATTATTGAATGGGGCCTGGGATGGTGACATTGTCAGCATTCAGCCTTTGACAAAAAATAGTCGCGGATCGAGAAACGGTCGCGGCGATTCTGGCAAAAACCGCGTTGAAGGACGGGTTACAGATATCGTGGAGCGTTCCAATGCTGATATAGTAGGGATTATTGAGGTAAATCCTCGGTACGCTGTCGTTCAGCCGGACAACAAGAAGCTTTTTGATCCGATCTTCCTCGAACCGGAGGAAATTAAGGATGCGCAGCACGGGGATAAGGTGATTGTGAAAGTAACGCAATGGCCAACCCGCAGAAGCCAGGCGGAAGGAGAGATCGTTGAAGTACTTGGAAAAGCGGGGAACAATGATGTGGAAATGCATGCTATCCTCGCAGAGTTTGGCTTGCCGTATCATTTCCCTGAGAATGTGGAAGCGGAAGCGCAGAAAATCCCGGACAAAATTCTGAAAAAGGAGATTGCAAAACGAAAGGATATTCGTGATGTACTGACGTTTACCATTGACCCGGTGGATGCCAAAGATTTTGATGACGCACTGTCCGTCAGATATTTGGATGAAGGAAATGTGGAGATAGGCGTGCACATTGCTGACGTGTCACATTATGTACTCCCAGGTACTGAGCTGGAAAAAGAGGCTTACAGACGAGCAACCTCGGTTTATCTGGTTGACAGAACTGTACCGATGCTTCCTGAGAAATTGTCGAATAACCTCTGCTCACTTCGTCCAAACGAGGATAAACTGGCGTTTTCCGCGATTTTTGAAATGGATCCGAAAGGAAAAGTTTTGAAACAATGGTTTGGACGTACCATTATCCATTCTGACCGTCGGTTTTCTTATGAAGAGGCGCAAGCGGTTCTGGATTCAGGCGAGGGCGATCACCCGGGCGAGCTTCAAACGCTGAACAAACTGGCTAAGATTTTAAGAAAAGACCGCTTTAAGAACGGAGCAATCAATTTCGAGACGCCGGAAGTACGTTTTCGATTGGATAAAGATGGTACGCCGTTGGGAATCTACCAGAAGGAGCGTCACGATTCCAATAAGCTGATCGAGGAGTTTATGCTTCTTGCGAACAAACGGGTAGCGGAATATGTGTACGCATTGTCCAAAGGAGAAGTGAAAAACACGATGGTGTACCGGATTCACGAAGCCCCGGACCCCGACAGACTCAAAACATTCGCCACATTCGTCGCTAAGCTGGGCCACAAATTGGAAGTGGACGAAGAAAACAAAATTGCCAAGTCGATGAACAGTATGCTGGCCGAAGTAGAAGGTAAGCCGGAGCAAAATCTGATTGAATCACTGGCCGTGAGAACCATGGCGAAGGCGCGGTATAGTGTCGAAGACCTGGGGCACTTTGGCTTGGCTTTCAAACGCTACTCACATTTCACATCCCCCATTCGCCGGTACCCTGACGTAATGGCGCACAGGCTGTTACAACATTACCTGGACGGCGGCGCTAATGTCGATAAAGAGGTTTACGAAGCGGCATCGAAGCATTCGTCCGAACGCGAAAGACTTGCGGCTGAGGCCGAACGCGCTTCTATCAAGTACAAGCAGGTCGAGTTTATGAGTATGATGGATCGCGACAAGGAATTTGACGGTATCATTACGGGTGTTACCGAGTTCGGGATTTTTGTAGAAATAACCGAAACTGCCTCCGAAGGTCTTATCAGGATGACTGATCTTGGTGACGACTATTATGAACTTGAAAAGGAGAATTACCGGATCGTTGGCCAGCGCACGAAGAAAATATATACGTTTGGTGATACCGTGAAGGTAAAAGTGAAGGATACCAATCTGGCACGGAGAAGTATGGACCTTTACCTGGCCGGGACAGTTCCGTCACCAAGTCGCGACAATAATAGCAAAGATTCCGGCAGGAGGTCACGCGATACAAAACCCAGGGAATCACGTTCTTCGGGCAGGAGCCGCAAACCGGCTGGTGCGGCTTCATCGTCTCCGAAACCTAAGAGGCGGAGGCGATAG
- a CDS encoding ferredoxin--NADP reductase translates to MSKYYFLKVKEIEKETEEASTIHFWHPLNEVVAYRPGQFLTLLLPVDDKKIRRSYSMSSSPYTDVSLAITIKRVPGGYASNLLLDTIKEGDVLETMEPAGAFFPKQADDQTRQVVFIGAGSGITPLFSILKSILMVEAESEVFLLYGSRNEDSIIFKNKIAALEAKYGQRLKVVHTLSQPSEEWEGQRGRLNKSHILKIMEGLPSLNKKEAEYFTCGPEDMMEEAHRALSILGVPDSKIRKESFMTATAAQPGEVTMEEDDDTLKTREITLFYEGTEYKLPIKPHETVLEAALNMDIDLPYSCQAGMCTACLGRCVSGKVQMDEEDALSQAELDEGFILTCVTHPMSDDVIIEVE, encoded by the coding sequence ATGAGTAAATACTATTTTTTGAAAGTAAAGGAAATAGAAAAAGAGACCGAGGAGGCTTCTACCATACATTTCTGGCATCCGCTTAATGAAGTAGTGGCTTACCGGCCGGGCCAGTTCCTGACGTTGCTGTTGCCGGTCGACGACAAGAAAATCCGCCGATCGTATTCGATGTCCAGCTCACCCTATACGGATGTTTCTCTGGCTATTACCATTAAACGTGTTCCCGGCGGCTACGCTTCGAACTTGCTTTTGGATACCATCAAGGAAGGGGATGTACTGGAAACCATGGAGCCAGCCGGTGCATTTTTTCCAAAGCAGGCTGACGATCAAACCAGACAAGTTGTTTTTATCGGGGCAGGCAGTGGCATTACTCCATTGTTCTCCATATTGAAATCGATATTAATGGTTGAAGCGGAAAGTGAAGTTTTTCTTCTCTACGGAAGCCGCAATGAGGATAGCATTATTTTTAAAAACAAAATAGCGGCACTTGAAGCGAAGTACGGCCAGCGATTGAAGGTTGTTCATACATTAAGTCAGCCGTCGGAGGAATGGGAGGGGCAAAGAGGACGATTGAATAAGTCCCATATTCTGAAAATAATGGAAGGTCTCCCCTCATTGAATAAAAAGGAGGCTGAGTATTTTACCTGTGGACCGGAAGATATGATGGAGGAAGCGCATCGGGCTTTGTCGATTCTCGGAGTTCCCGACAGTAAAATCCGCAAGGAGAGTTTCATGACTGCCACGGCGGCACAGCCGGGGGAGGTGACTATGGAAGAGGATGATGATACATTGAAAACCAGGGAAATAACGCTGTTTTACGAGGGAACGGAGTATAAGCTTCCTATCAAACCGCATGAAACCGTTCTGGAAGCGGCATTGAATATGGACATTGATCTGCCATATTCTTGCCAGGCAGGAATGTGTACCGCCTGTTTGGGTAGGTGCGTTTCCGGGAAAGTGCAAATGGATGAGGAGGATGCACTTTCGCAGGCAGAGCTGGATGAAGGTTTCATTTTAACCTGCGTGACGCATCCGATGAGTGACGATGTGATTATTGAAGTGGAATAA
- a CDS encoding BlaI/MecI/CopY family transcriptional regulator — protein sequence MYIKPTDSELEILNYLWQAGPSTVRSVHDALSVTKDVGYTTTLKLMQIMHDKGLLYRTEQGRSHIYVALLGKEETQQNLLGKLVDTVFQGSAAQMVMQALGNHSTSKEELDEIRELLNNLENNR from the coding sequence ATGTATATCAAACCCACCGACTCTGAACTTGAAATCCTGAACTACTTGTGGCAGGCTGGTCCAAGTACCGTTCGTTCAGTTCACGATGCCCTTTCCGTCACCAAAGATGTGGGTTACACCACCACTTTGAAGCTCATGCAGATCATGCACGACAAAGGCCTGCTCTACCGAACCGAACAAGGACGCTCGCACATTTATGTAGCCCTTCTTGGTAAGGAAGAAACGCAACAAAATCTTTTGGGGAAATTGGTCGATACCGTTTTCCAGGGCTCGGCCGCTCAGATGGTCATGCAGGCACTAGGGAACCACTCGACCTCAAAAGAAGAATTAGACGAAATTCGTGAGTTATTAAATAACCTGGAAAATAATCGTTAG